acttCTACTTGTCAGGATTTTTTACTGGTTTGGTTTCATGTGACCCGATTAATTGACTAGGCGCCAGTAAAtccgttttgtgtgtgtgtgtgtgttcccacaTGTTGCATGTATAAGGAAAGCATGGTAAAATCTGTTAATGCAATTAatctaacttttttttataaGTTTTGTATTAATTAAGCTTCTCTCGGGAACAttatgctgctgctgactgcagtTATAGCTTTTATAATAATGATGTTGACGGCTACCATGATGATTAATAGTCATAAAGTAATACTAGTAGCAGCGGGAGGAGGTGATAGCTAACAAGAAAGCAGGGTGAGGCAAAACCAGAATCATCATGTTGCAGAGACAAGCTTTTCCATGCAATTGTCTAATTGTTTAATGAGTTTTCATccaccaaactgcagcagtaaGCAGAGAACATGGTGGGGCATAATGAACAATGGTCTGGACCATgagtctgtttcctgtctgtggccTCATCCCCCTCTCTGTGACAACATATGACTGCCGTTGTCTTATCATCTGACAGGCCTGCTCACTGGCCTGACACATGGCTGAGGGAGCTAATGTTATCACCCTGCAATGGTGGCATTGCTGTGCTGCAACACCgagggagagagcagaaatGCATGAGGATGTCAATAGAACAAGTTGCAGAACAgacttttctcctcctccagagttTGTGGACTGTGGATTAGAATCAGGTTCTCAGTGGAATTTGCATTAATTGATTATCCTCCACCTACTCTCAGTCAGAGTGGGGAACCCCTTCACCTaaggcagtcagtccctgttAACAACTGCTCTATTATCCTGTCTCATCCTCCCTGAATGCTCAAAGCTGATCACTTGATCACCATGTGCTCTGCTGCGTCAACATATTCAGACAGGAATTCAAAACCAGTAAGCCAGGAACCTCTTACAAGTCTCAGCTTCTGGAAAACAGACAACTTATCGCTTTTTAGCAGCTATGAGCTCGGATTAGTATGACACAACAAGGTGGGCACAGTCCTGGGTCATAACAGCGCCCTGATCTTCCAATGAGATGCATGCAATATTGATCTCTTATGTTGAGGCTGACACTTACCAGTAAGATGTCCTAGCCGAGTCGATCGCTCTCTCTCAGGACCGACAGAGTGCTCTTTGTTGGTTGTTTGGTGATGCTCAGTCCTCCCTCAAATGCACAAGCAATGGGAGCCTTATATTATGCATccatgtgatgtcacagagcaTTTGACTAACACAATCAGGGGAACTTGCAGCTTTGCTTGTTGCTGTCTTGAGAAACCTTGGAGAAGCTAACTGTAATTTCTCCATCTCTTCGTTTAGTTTATGTTGATTCAGGTTTGTGGAGAATGTGTTTTGACCCTGAGCTTAGATTTCAGGTACGTAAGAGCTGACTTTTTCACCTCCTATCCAAGTGGAAGGCAAGGGAATAAAAGTGGATGTTATGGTCAGTCACCAGTACAGATCCTGACAGTAAGAGTCAATATAAGGAATGGCCtaattttttcttttccttacaCAACACTGTTTGCATACCGGTGTCATGGGGTGCACAGATACTACTTCACTCCCCAAACCTAGTTAAGATAAGTAGAagaggagtaaaaaaaacaaaaaaaaaaaaagcagggtCAGTAGCTGTAGCCAACCTGGATACGTCCAGGAGTGTGGGAAATCATCTGAAAAATAGCTCAgacctttttcttttgtttctcttggtCTCTCTAGTAACGTCCAAAACAGGATACGTCCtcagataataaaacaaaagtggAGGTTCAGCAGCCAAGAATTCACCGGCAGAAGAAGGGGAAGACGGCCCACACCCAGAGGCTGGAGAATGAACTCTGCGATGTTGACAGACGGGCAGCTAGAAGTCCTCATGCTCTTGTCAACcggtgtttttgtgtttgaaaaggGTTGCAGGTCACTCTCTATCTAGTCTAGACCAAAGCCAATCTGTCTCTAATTCAAGATCATCATTAATTGGAGACGGGCTCCACAGGCTTCTCGGCACACTCATGAGCTTTACAAAGCTTCTTACTTCGTCtctgtcatttaaatgtttacagGTTTACAGTCGTCTGgcacatttgttttccatttcacatttctggAAATACCGATCTCAGCTGAAAGGCTTTATACCTGTGTCAATTCACACGGACCCCCACAACCACATGCTAAACTGTACACAGGGCCGACTATTCattacacagacatgcacagtcACATAGGAGGAACAAGAGCGTGTAACTTAAGTAATTCACTGATGTCATGCAAACAGTGACGGGAAGCCAAATGTTATATAAGCTGGCTGTTAGTGAACGGCTCTCCTGCCAAAGCATACAGATGGGGGCACGATGATGTAATTTCAGGATACAGACACCATCACAGTCGAGTCACTGCACAGATATTTAGCTGTTCCTGTGATAGGGCTGAACATTCAATCGAAATACTATCAGAATCGCAATAACAAGTGCAATATCCAGGAGCCAGGAGCAGCAATTTTTtgataaaagtaaaatgtgttaCAACATACAATTATAAATGAAGCCCCAGCACATAAATAATTTTCTCCAGATGTAAAgggaacatgcttgtttggtacagacccccttttcagatttttttcagtgaaactgAAGTGCAAAACTTACCACTCCCACTAACATGACTCATATCACAATATCTGTGATAGTTCCTCATTCAGGAAGGTTGTGAACACAGCATCTGTAACATTCAGGGTGATACAGTATATGATCCCCTGTCTGCTTCTCTGATACTATTAGTATGGAATGAACTGTATTCATGAGAAAAAACACGATCCATGTTTTATTAtgtaaaagaaatgtttatttccataatgaacacatacagtacattatttTGAacataaaaagtgcaatatGCATTCAAACTACAGCAATGTACAGTACAAAAGTTACTGCATActtaaatataaaaagaaaatggttACTAAAACTGTGAAGTAACCCATTGTGATCATTGTCACGTCAGTGTGACAAAAGCTTTCAAACTCACTGATGATATGAGCATGAAAGCTTAACAGCTATGAGCCTGATGACTTCACTGAGTCTCTTTCGTTTCTCCCAAAAGGTGCAAAAAGATGTGACAGCATTTAAATACGTACATGATTGACAGTATGGTTCACATGTTTTGTACAGCGTCAATGGTGTTTCCAATTGTGTCGAGACAGCCAAAGAACTTTGGTCTTTCACATTTCAAGAAGCACAAATGAGTTTAAAGTGTTGGCAACCCTCAAGGATGAGCTCATTTATGGTAAAGAATGTTTGGGTGTAAAGCGTTTAATGCTTTGTGTTCATTTCTTGccaaaaacaatcaaataacTTTAGACTGGAAAGAACCCTCACATTCATTGTATGATTTGACTGCCGTAAATCCTCAGTTCCTGTCACACTAGATGCTAATATTATGATTTCAAGCCATGCAGCGTGACTCCTCACTCTGCCGTCCCAAGAACTTTGTCGGGAATGATGAGGTCGATAACATTACTGTAATGTTATTTTGGAAGATAGCTTGCTGTGTACCGGTATTCACTCAATACAAAAAGCAGTGCAAAGGAACAACAAACTCTGaaattgttttgttctgtttgttgaaAACAGTGAGCAAGCCTCTGGCAAAACAAAGTCACaaccttttctcttctcttgcatcacattcattcactcacagaCTCACATTTcattacacattaatgcattaacACATGCCTCTGCATTAAAATGAGTTCAAGACTGATTTCCTCGCCTTAATTCGACATCAGCAAATGAACTGAGTTCAGCTCTGGCCCGGTGTTCATCTGAGAAAGAGCTCTATGAATGCAACATGAGGTAACCATTAATTTTACAACCCTCTAGCATCTAAAACATAAACTGTGCGGTAAACAACTCTACATTTATTAACACTTTGCTTTCTGTCAGGCTCCACTGAGGGATTCAAGTTCATCAACATAAGTGACCACATTGTACCAGACAGGAAAAATAATCTAAGTGCCGATGGATACCATATTTTGGTACATATCAGGTACTGTGAAGTTAAAGGTTAAAGAGCGTCTTGTACCGTCTCGCCCTGCAGTCTAACACACAGCTCCGTGCCTCTGGTCTCATACGTAAGGCACTTGTTTGTCCATGAATCAAACCAAGTTACAGGGGAACTGATGGCTTTACACGTTTGTCAGATACAGCAATATGActttcatcactgtgaacaGCAGTTTGAGAAACAATGTGGCACAGGAGAGTGGACAGTACTCCTCATAACAACAGTtggcattgttttttttttcaattgtttCATTTGTCTCTACTCTCCGGACTGACAGCATGACCAATGTGGGAATGGGTGGAGTGTATATAACCTCCGCTTGATGTGTCAGCTTCGGGGCTCACCTGGCAGCGCTCTCTCTGGAGTGTGCAGGTCCTTGCAGGGCCGCGACAGAGCAGAGGTGGTGGGGGAGTCCCACTCCAGGCCAGGATCTGGCTCTGGGGACAGCGAGAGGAGCAGTAGTGTTCCTGCGTCTGAGGAGCAGGCCGAACACAGGTCCTCCGAGGAGAAGTTGAGGCTGCCCAACTTGGCCAGCGAATTGGACCGCTTCAGCCTCGAGGGCACGGTCAGGCCTGCCAGACGCATGCGGGTCTCGATCTCCTGCGCCCTCTGACGTACGAGACCAGGTTTCCCCCTGACGCTGCGCAGACTGTCGCTGCTGGAGCTGCGTGTCAGGGTGGAGCCGTGAGGCGAAGAGGTGGGTGTGAGCAACCCAGACCCCACTACCCCCAACAAGGCTTCATTGGTCAGCGGCACCACCAGTGGCTCTAACCGCACTTGGCATGGTGTAGAAGATTTAGGGAAGTCCCCGGTAAAGCTGGAgagctcctcttcatcctcgGCGTGACAGGGGTTCTTTTTGGACCTTTGGCATGCGTGCAACGGCTTCAGAGAGTGTAGGCTCTCCTGGGATAAACCTGAAAGTCTCTCTAGTCTCTCTGCACGCCGGCGGACCAacccagacctctgcagctgcaaaagGGTCTCCTGTTGTTGGCCAATGTAGCAGGCCACAGCAGGCTTCTCTTCCTCTAAATCCATTGTCATCAGCTCAGGGAGGGCATCCGAGGAAGCTGGAGATTTGCTTTTCTGACTCTCCGTCTTTACTTCCAATAAATCACCATCAACCTTCGGCTCCTGCAAGTGCAGTGATTCTCCTGGCTGCTCATCTCTCTCGAGTGAAGCTGTGGGCGTGGAGGCTTCACAGTTGGCACACAGTGGGCTACAGGGGCGCAGCAGTACCACTGAAGACGGGAGGCCTTCAGAAGAGGTATGGGACAATGGAAATGAAGCACTTGGGACTTCAGGAGGACTTGCGTTAAGGCAAAGCTTAGAGACCAAGGGTGGAGAGTCTTCTTTCTGCTTAGACTTACAATCCCACAAAGACATGGTAGAAGCATCAGCTGgaggagtgatggaggaagCGTTTTGCTAaatacaaaaaggaaagaaaacaatggTACAGAGAATGTCGTCATTTTTTCAAACTGGATTCATGAAGAgcattttcattgtaaaatgtAGATTAATCATATGACTCAAACTTACGTAAATGTTTTGTGGAGTGCTCAGATGGTTGTTATTGTTGGAGTTTTCATTTAGGGTTGCCAGGTCCATCCCATTACCCTCTGTATCCACATCTTGCGTttcctctcctccgcctccttcccctccccctccatcatCTGGTTGCATGAGTACTTccatctctgcttcctccttctgtacctcctcctcatcctcctcctccactgtgcTGAACTCCAGCCTCAGACGCAGCTCCTCCAGGGGCTCAGGGCCCCGAGAGCTTGTCTGGGCAGCAGTTCCCTCTGCTGAAGGCCCAAAGTGGGAGAGTGGCATACCTTCACGCCCATCAAAGGCCTCATCATCCAGCAGAGCGTCCCGCTCCACATCCTCGATTTCTATAAAGACTTTTTCCATGCCAAGAAGGGGAGGGCCGCGCACAGGCGTAGACGGTTCGCTGTCCAGCGCCGAGTCAGAGAGTCGCCGGAAATAGTAGTTGTTGTAGGCAGGGTCGATCTCAAGTGAAACAGTCCTGCACGGGGAGGGACATGCAGCCCCCTTATCAGACAGTGCCTCATCACAACAGGGAGACATCCCTGGCTCTGGAGTCAGGtggcctccctcctcccctccacaaCACTGAGCCAACCCCTGCTGCCCCTCTGCCATCTCACAGTCTGCGTCTGGATGCCACAGCTTGTTGTGACGCTGTTTACtggaaatacacaaatacagtgagcagaagtaaaaaaaaaaacaactaaaaaaacaacaccgtacccacaaacacacacacacaataggtTGTACCTAGCATCCAGGATGCCCTCGTACTCAGCAAGCTGTCTCATGAAACCTGGGTTGGGTCGGGTGATGCTCCTCTTTTGCTTGACGAAGTTGTAAGCCTTCTCTAGCGACCAGCCGTACTCCTTCATGGCATAAGCAATGACGGTGGACGCAGACCGACTGACGCCCATCTTGCAGTGAACTAAACACTTGGAGTGGTTCTTTCTGTgaaaagaatttaaaatgtaatcatagaaacatattttaagaaaacaaatcacttcaaagaaaacttttttctagagatttaaaatgcatttcaaggttttttttgtcagcagtTAGAGCTTGTTTAGTTGTCATGGAGATCAAGTGACTTTAGTAAAGTAAAGCTAAATCTGATGataaaatgtgcttaaatcaGAAAACTCAAGAATTCAGGAAAATTAAattggaaaacacagaattagGAGGAGGGGCTCTGCTGATCTCATACATACATGagcattgtgttttctgttccacTCACTTTGCTTTAACAATGAAGTTGTATGTGTCATTCCAGTGGGCCAGCAGGTCAGTGGCGTCTTCATCGTAGACGCGTATGTTGTGATAACTGAACGTGCCTGGAAAGAAGTTGTCTATCTCCCTGGTAACGTTGAGGATATAGGCCACCCTGGGGAGAAAAGATAATGAAAACTCATCAACAACATTCTTTCTTGCTCAAATcatcatgaaaatgttttttcgTGCGGCTATCTTAGTTCCTgcataatataaaataaatcacCCCGTCTCTTGCAGCTCCTCCAAATTAGATGCATTCCATTCGGATCCCTACAAACAAATCAGGGAAAATACTGTTTAGACTCAGTATATTTTCAAATCTTTGTAAGCTTGTCCTTCCTCCAAAAACAATCATTCACAAGGAAAAAGTCCTCCTTTGGGATGGAAAGAGAATTGTTTTATCTCACAGTTAttcagggaaaacaaaagatgGAAGAGAGAGTATCAGTTGTCCCACCAGGTAGACGTGGTCAAAGATGAGAGTGGCTTTGTCCATCTGGCCCAGGATCAGCAGCATCTCATTGTCGATGAACTCCTTGTACTCCTTCAGGTTACAGTTCATGTGCTGTTCCACCTCTGTACGgatctgccaaaaaaaaaaatcatacagaatatgttgatttttgtcAATCATTGGGATATGATAAAATTCTTTCCCTGAAAACTACAAATGTTACATAACTGTTTGAACATCAAAGATGACTACAACACAACAGTGCCAGAGTTAGTTGGTCAATacttttttatgtttgcagtCATAAAATAATGCTGATAGGTAAGTAGCAGCTGTGTATTATATGCATATAATGAGTTAGAATATACAACAGTGTAAATAAGATTCCTGAAATTAGAAACTATTATAAAATCTTATCAGAAAAACATCTACAGAGTAACTTCCATGAAATTCAACTCCAAGGTTTGAAAATTAATCAAAGAACTGAGTTGTGTCTTCAATCTTaagagaatgaaatgaaaccattagaaacaaatgcaaagcagttgtttatttcactgtgtgtgtgtgtgtgtgtgtgtgtgtctgcgtatTTTACCTGTTTGCAGGTGACGTTCTCCAAGTCCTGGCATGTCATGATGCTTCTGAGTTTGGTTTTAATAAGGCActctgtcctctccctctctgaagGCCTACCAAACATTGTGTCCCGTGAAAATCACTCACACAGTAACAGTCATTCAAGCAATTTTAACAGCAGATGTAGCAGCGATTTGCTTCAGCCTTTACACAAGTTggtttgtgtttactgacttGTCAACAAACATGGGGGGCGAGTCTGGCCGTGTGGTCTCCAAGTCCTTCATGGCATTCCACTCGTTGATGCAGCTCTGGTCTGAAGCGATGCAGCTTTCATAGTAGCCCATCCAGGTGAGAGCCATGCCTCCAGGAAAGTAGTTATACCTCCGTGACACCTCACATACCTTGTGCAGCACCTGCAGGGCTGACCTAGATTGAGAGAGATAAAAGTCATTGttgcaaataataaaaatacgTCCGGTTTTGTGAGATATTTTAGTAAAAATAATCATATTACTGTAGTGCTGTAATCTGTCAAAGGGTCTATGATATTCTCTGCACATGCGTCTTCATGTCAGCAGGTGGCAGACTGAATCAGCACTGCTTCAACCTGCctcactgcagcagagtggCACATGTGTTGATCAGGAGATTTATTGTGGTGTGTCATGAAGCCAGATTATTTTAGACAGCCCCTGTGGCTCCAGAGGTTGTTTATTACTCACCACATAGCCTGCACTGACACGGGTTTGAAGACGTGAGTCCGACCTGCTGTGTTCACAGTAAAGCCCCTGaggagcaaacaaaacagatggTCATTGCCTGAGCACCATGAAGCTATGTGTGTATCATGTTCTTCCTAAGTGTCATGTGTGGATGCAGGGTTGGGTAGAAAGTATGGAAACATCGCTGGGttaaatgctgcagctgtgttctCTGTATATACAACAGGGGTCACGCTGACAGACAGAACTCACCCGTCTCCATCCAGATGGATCTTTGTGTCACTCCACAGAGGCAGCACCATGCCGATCGAACAGCTTTTGCTGGCAACgcagaaagaaaattaaataccACAATGGCACATGTGCAAAGTTGATAACGTAGACATGATTAAAAACCTCTGTTGCTACAATTGCTACGTTCTAGGAAAACTCAATGAATGAGTGTGAATCCAAAGAAGACAAGAAATGGGAGAATTAGGGAAATACAAAAACTAGTGTCAAATTTTGGcctgtgcaaaaacaacaatctgTGCTCCATTTAGTCCATGTATAGCATCCCCAGTTTGACGCAGAGTTCTGTGGGTGAGTGTTGTTCACACTCATAAATACAGATTTGTCTAACAGTTCATACATCATGTCTACTAGTAACATCAATTCATATTGTTAGCTTTTAACAGATGGCCGGCCGTCTGGAAAACGATGATCATAAAACccgcacacacaaagagggcTTACTCTTACCA
The DNA window shown above is from Chelmon rostratus isolate fCheRos1 chromosome 5, fCheRos1.pri, whole genome shotgun sequence and carries:
- the ssh1a gene encoding protein phosphatase Slingshot homolog 1 isoform X2 is translated as MHLVAEPIQEAVMKMLPYFVENAVLTQTEINRILSESFFMVKGAALFLQQGSSHQGQKAHPHHKHAGDLPQHLQVMINILRSEDRIKLAVRLESAWSDRVRYMVVVYTSGRQDTEENILLGIDFTSKDCKSCSIGMVLPLWSDTKIHLDGDGGFTVNTAGRTHVFKPVSVQAMWSALQVLHKVCEVSRRYNYFPGGMALTWMGYYESCIASDQSCINEWNAMKDLETTRPDSPPMFVDKPSERERTECLIKTKLRSIMTCQDLENVTCKQIRTEVEQHMNCNLKEYKEFIDNEMLLILGQMDKATLIFDHVYLGSEWNASNLEELQETGVAYILNVTREIDNFFPGTFSYHNIRVYDEDATDLLAHWNDTYNFIVKAKKNHSKCLVHCKMGVSRSASTVIAYAMKEYGWSLEKAYNFVKQKRSITRPNPGFMRQLAEYEGILDASKQRHNKLWHPDADCEMAEGQQGLAQCCGGEEGGHLTPEPGMSPCCDEALSDKGAACPSPCRTVSLEIDPAYNNYYFRRLSDSALDSEPSTPVRGPPLLGMEKVFIEIEDVERDALLDDEAFDGREGMPLSHFGPSAEGTAAQTSSRGPEPLEELRLRLEFSTVEEEDEEEVQKEEAEMEVLMQPDDGGGGEGGGGEETQDVDTEGNGMDLATLNENSNNNNHLSTPQNIYQNASSITPPADASTMSLWDCKSKQKEDSPPLVSKLCLNASPPEVPSASFPLSHTSSEGLPSSVVLLRPCSPLCANCEASTPTASLERDEQPGESLHLQEPKVDGDLLEVKTESQKSKSPASSDALPELMTMDLEEEKPAVACYIGQQQETLLQLQRSGLVRRRAERLERLSGLSQESLHSLKPLHACQRSKKNPCHAEDEEELSSFTGDFPKSSTPCQVRLEPLVVPLTNEALLGVVGSGLLTPTSSPHGSTLTRSSSSDSLRSVRGKPGLVRQRAQEIETRMRLAGLTVPSRLKRSNSLAKLGSLNFSSEDLCSACSSDAGTLLLLSLSPEPDPGLEWDSPTTSALSRPCKDLHTPERALPGEPRS
- the ssh1a gene encoding protein phosphatase Slingshot homolog 1 isoform X1 — its product is MALVTLQRSPTPSAASTASTTTTTAGEDFGSEDERRINQSLSESFFMVKGAALFLQQGSSHQGQKAHPHHKHAGDLPQHLQVMINILRSEDRIKLAVRLESAWSDRVRYMVVVYTSGRQDTEENILLGIDFTSKDCKSCSIGMVLPLWSDTKIHLDGDGGFTVNTAGRTHVFKPVSVQAMWSALQVLHKVCEVSRRYNYFPGGMALTWMGYYESCIASDQSCINEWNAMKDLETTRPDSPPMFVDKPSERERTECLIKTKLRSIMTCQDLENVTCKQIRTEVEQHMNCNLKEYKEFIDNEMLLILGQMDKATLIFDHVYLGSEWNASNLEELQETGVAYILNVTREIDNFFPGTFSYHNIRVYDEDATDLLAHWNDTYNFIVKAKKNHSKCLVHCKMGVSRSASTVIAYAMKEYGWSLEKAYNFVKQKRSITRPNPGFMRQLAEYEGILDASKQRHNKLWHPDADCEMAEGQQGLAQCCGGEEGGHLTPEPGMSPCCDEALSDKGAACPSPCRTVSLEIDPAYNNYYFRRLSDSALDSEPSTPVRGPPLLGMEKVFIEIEDVERDALLDDEAFDGREGMPLSHFGPSAEGTAAQTSSRGPEPLEELRLRLEFSTVEEEDEEEVQKEEAEMEVLMQPDDGGGGEGGGGEETQDVDTEGNGMDLATLNENSNNNNHLSTPQNIYQNASSITPPADASTMSLWDCKSKQKEDSPPLVSKLCLNASPPEVPSASFPLSHTSSEGLPSSVVLLRPCSPLCANCEASTPTASLERDEQPGESLHLQEPKVDGDLLEVKTESQKSKSPASSDALPELMTMDLEEEKPAVACYIGQQQETLLQLQRSGLVRRRAERLERLSGLSQESLHSLKPLHACQRSKKNPCHAEDEEELSSFTGDFPKSSTPCQVRLEPLVVPLTNEALLGVVGSGLLTPTSSPHGSTLTRSSSSDSLRSVRGKPGLVRQRAQEIETRMRLAGLTVPSRLKRSNSLAKLGSLNFSSEDLCSACSSDAGTLLLLSLSPEPDPGLEWDSPTTSALSRPCKDLHTPERALPGEPRS